The nucleotide window GCGCGCGACGCGACCCGGGCGACGAACTCCGCCGCGCCGAACCGGTCCGCCTGCTCGGTGCTCGGGCTCGGTTTGAGCACGAGTTGCAACGGTTGGGGCATCTGGGCGGCCAGGTCCAGGACCTCGCCGCCGGTCAACCGCTCGGCGAACGTCTCCAACACGGCCCGGGTCAGCTCGACCGCCCGCTCGGACGACGTGGCGGTGCGCTGGGAAACCTGGTCGATGAAGGTGTCGTAGTTCATCGCGTACTCCCTTGGCTCGCGTCGGCGTCTGCGGGTACCCGCGGCGGAGGAGGAGAAACGGCGCCGGGTTTCCTCCGCCGGGGGGCTTGACCGGCCGGCGGGCGGGTAACCGCCGCCGGTCGTCACCACATCGATGCCCGAGGGAGCCCACGCCATGGCGAGCTACGCCGACGTCCTGCAGTACCTGTCGAGCCTGGACTACCCGGCCGAGAAGGACGACGTGGTCCGCGAGGCCGAACGGGAGGGTGCCCCGCCGGACGTGCTGAAGGCGCTGCGCGCCCTGCCGCCCGTCGACTACGCCAACGGGACCGAGGTGGCCCGGTCGGCCGGGATCGAGGCGGCGCCCGAGGTCGGCCCCGCCCAGCGGGCCGAGCAGGCCCGGGACAAGAAGCACAACCGGGTCTCGCAGCACCTGCGCGGCATCTGAACCGGCGGTGACGCCCACCACCCCGACCCGGGAGCGGCCGGGATGACCCAGACCGGCCCCGACCGGCCAGCGGACGTGCGTTTCCCGGCTGCTGCTAAGCAGCTCGCCGTGGTGGCGGTGGTCGGCGTCATTTCCGGCTGCGCCTTCGCGCTGCTGCTGCCACTGCCGCTCGCCGCGCTGGCCGGTTGGGACGTGGGCGCGCTGAGCTGGCTCGCGCTGGTCTGGCACAAAATCTGGCCGATGGACGCCGAGCGGACCGCCCAACTGGCCGTCCACGAAGACCCGAATCGGGCGATCCGGGACGCTCTGCTGCTCGTCGCCTGCCTGGCCAGCCTGCTGGCCGTGGGGTTGGTCGTGGCCAGCGCGCAGAGCGCGCCCCCCGGGACGGCCCGGGAACTGCACAGCGGCCTGGGCGTGCTCAGTGTGGTGCTCTCCTGGTTCGTGGTGCACACCCTGTTCGCCGCCCGGTACGCCCGGATCTACTACACGGGCCCCGACGGCGGGGTGAACTTCAACCAGCCCGAACCGCCGCGCTACTCCGACTTCGCGTACGTGGCGTTCACCATCGGCACGACGTTCCAGATCTCCGACACCAACCTGACGAGCAACGAGATGCGTCGTACGGTGCTGCGCCACTCGATGGTGTCGTACCTGTTCGGCGCGTTCATCATCGCCGTCACCGTGAACCTGCTGGCGGGCCTGGCCCGCTGAGGGTGCTGGCTTTGTATCCCTTTCGGCCGCGCGGTCCCCGGAGTGCGACACGGGGCGGGGCCGATCGAAGGGCCGGGACAGGCGGGCGCCCCTGGTCACGAACCGCGACCCAGGGCGCCACGCAAGCCTGCCCAGGCGGTGAACCGCATCCGAACCGGTCGCGGGTCACCAGGCGGTGGAGGTGCGCTCGAACCGAGCGGCCAGCACTGCCGGGTCCAACCATACGGCAGAACATCCTCCGTTTGGTCAGAATTTGGGGAAGTGTGGGCCAGCGCACGTCACGGCTGGGTGCCCCGGTGTGGTCAGCCGTGCAGGCCGCCAGTGCGGTCCCGGGCCTTCAGGCGGGTCGTGGGCAGGGCGGGCGCCGGCAGCGGCGGCGCCGCATCGTCGGCGACCACACCGAAGCGTCCGTCGCCGGCCATCCAGTCCTCCCGGGCGGCGGCGACCTCCTCGTGCGACCGGCCGACGAAGTTCCACCACATCACCAACGGCTCCTCGAACGGCGTACCGCCCAGCAGCAACAACCGGGCCCCAGCCCCGCCCCGCACGGTCAGCTCCCGGCGGCCCGAGCCCAGATACAGCAGCGCCCCCGGCTCGAAGCCGACCCCGGCCGCCTCCGCGGACCCGGACATCGCCAGCACCGCGTACTCGAAATCCGGCCGCAACGACATCGTCGCCGGCGCCTCGCCGCGCAGCTCCAGCTGCACCCCCACCAGCGGGGTGTGCACCACCGCCGGTGACCGCTCCCCGGCGAACTCGCCGACCAGCAGGGTGACGTCCAGATCGCCGTCCCGCCAGCGCGGCAGGTCGGCGTGGTGCGCGAAATCCGCCGCGCCGGCCCGCGCCGGGTCCGGCAGCGCCACCCAGAGCTGCACACCGTGCATCACCGGAGGGTGGGTGGCCGGCGAACGCTCCGAGTGGGCGATACCGTTCCCGGACGTCATCACGTTCAGCTGGCCGGGCACGATCGGCTGCACGTTGCCGAGGCTGTCCCGGTGCAGGATCTCACCGTCGAGCAGCCACGTCACCGTCTGCAGCCCGGTATGCGGGTGCGGCGGCACCTCCATACCGGGCCGCTGCGCCACATCGTCCGGGCCGAAATGATCCACGAAACACCACGCGCCGACCATCCGACGAGCGCGCTGCGGAAGCAACCGCCGCACCGTGGTGTAGCGACCCAACGGCACGTCGTGGCCGGGCAACAACACACTGCCGGGATCGACGTCGGCCACGCCAGGCGGTCGGGTCTGCGCCAGCATCGATTCAGTACGCTCCACCGCCCGACTGTACGCGCACGCCCACCCACGACAGCGGCGCTTCGAGCCAGGGCGGGCAGGGTTCGGTGTGGGCTGACCCGGCGTGGGGCTGACCGGGGCGGGGCTGACCCGGCGAGGGTTCACCGGTTGCTGGAGGACACGATCACGCTGTTGGCGCCGGCGACCAGGTCCAGGTACAGGCGCGCCGCCGACCGGTCCCAACCCGGCGTACCCAGCACCGAGCCCGCGGCCACCCCATCCCAGCGGTCCTCGCGTACCACTACCGAGCCGGCCCCGGCTCCCACCCGAACCCGTACCGGAGTCTCCCCGGGAACCCGGATGTCGAGCTGGCTGGTCCCACCGGTGAGTCGTACGGTCAGCATGCCGGCGGGGTTGCCGGAGACGGCGGCGGTGATCGGTGGCAGGAGAATCTCGGTGCGGCTGGAGCCGCCGGCGAGTTCCACCCCCAGCAGCCGGGCCCGGGTCAGGTCCAACACCTGACTGCTCACCCCGCCAACGAGGTGGAGACGCCAGGCGACCCGCTCGTTGAGCAACACCCGCACGGCCCGCGGCCCGCGCGTCCCGGACTCCACGAGGTCAAGCCGCACGGTCTCCCCCTGCACCGCCGGTCGGCCCGCCACACCCGAGCCGGCCGGGGTACTGATCCGGTACAGGTCGTCGCCCAACTCGGCCACCCGCAGCTCGAACGAGGACAGCCCATCCGCGAGCACGAAGGTTCCGTTCTGCCGACCTGCCAGCGGAGCTGTCAACAGTTGCTCGTCCGCGGCACCCGCACCACCGCGGCGGTCCCCAGCCGCGTCCGGGTCAGCGACGCCTCCCGGACGGCCGCCGTCACCGGGCCGAGCGCCGTCGGGTTGGGTGCCGTCGGGGCGAGTGCTGTCGGATTGGCCGGAGTAGGTCATGCCGAGACGGTCGGGATCGGCAATGATCACGCCCACCGCTGCCGCACCCAGGAGCAGCACGACGGCGGCGGCAGCCACCAGCAGGCGAGCACCGCTGGACCACCGTCGTGGTACGGCCTCGCCGGAGGGTTCCGGCTCTGATTCCGGTCCGCGATCCGCGCCGTACCCCACTGCGGCCATGCCTTTATCCCTCCGCCGGTCCCCGTCCAGGGGTACGTACCCGCCAGCCGATCGGATCACCCGCCGCCGATCACGTCACTCCGCCACGTTCGCCAACGTGAATCTTGGACACTTTCCGTTAGCGCGGAACGGAAAGTGTCCAAGATCTACGGATAACTCGTCGACCAGACGACGTCGTCCGCCCGGCGACAGCAGAAAGGCCGCTGGCCGGCACCCCGGGTTGCGGAGTGCCGGCCAGCGGTCGGTGTACTGCGGTGGTGCGGTGACGCGGGTCAGCCGTTCCAGTACTGGCCGACCAGGTCGGCGGCCTGCTGCTCCCACTGGGCGTACGCGTCCGGGTACGCGGAAACCTGGACGGTCTGCGCGGCCTCGGTCAGCGGCATGTCCTGCCAGCCGTCGACCTGCTTGAGGCCCTTCAGGAACGCGGTCGTGGAGTACTCAGGGTCGGTGATCTGCTCCGGGGTGCCCCAACCACTGGACGGGCGCTGCTGGAACAGGCCCAGCGAGTCGTGGTCGTTCATGTCACCGAGGTGACCCAGGTTCTCCAACTTCGACTCCTGCAGGCTCGTGGCGATGGAGATGACCGCGGCCCGCTCCGGCAGACCCGCCTTCTTCGTGGCGGCGATGATCGCCTTGACGTTGGCGGTCTGCTCGTCGTTCAGGGTGATCCGGGACTGGTCGCCCTGGGTGCCGTGCGGGATCAGCTTGCTCGTGTCGGGCTTGTCGGCCTGGACCGCAACCGCGACCGGCTTGGTGTCGACCGGGTTGGCCACGTGGGCGATCGGGCCGGCGAAGACACCACCGGCGAACGCGAGACCCGCAACGGACAGCATGCTCTTACGCATGATCGTGTTCATGGGGGTAGCTCCTTCGGGGGTAGGACACCCCGACCACCAAAGGGGGGCGGCGGCAGGGGTGTGAGCACCTCGTCCGGCGCTGCACAAAACAGGGGGAAAAGTTTTGGGCGGTGACGCCGAGTAGGGCGTCGGGGTCGGCGACCTAACGAGCGAGGGCTCGTGGCGCCGGGTCCATGTGTAACGACCGGGGGCCGGGGGTCATTCCGGGGTCGGCCCATCCATTGGCACCCGCGTAGTGGCGGTGCCTGCGGTCGCTCGTAGGGACTGTAACGACCGTGCCGGGGCTGGCATTCCGACCTGCGCAACCAGCCGGGGGGCCGGGCGGCGGGTCGGTGGTACTGCGATCGTCAGGGTATGTAACGACCCCGGCCCGGCCATGATTCCGGCCCACGGGTGGGACCGGTCACCACCCACAAACTCCCACGACCGGACAAATCACCCACTCAAGACGGGTCCATGGCGTCGAATCGCCTCCCCCTCGCGTGATCGACGCGGGTTCACGGAATTCGGGGCATCCGGGACGCCAGGACACCCCGACATCAAGGAAACCGAGTCGATCACGAATTCGGCGACCGGCGAGACTCATCCGATGCCGCAACGTTCACACAGCGCCCGGCATGGCGACTGGCGGAGAGGACGGACGGAGGCGGCCGGACGCTAGGGGCGTTCCTGGCTTGTCAGGCGGGAGCGCACCTTTGCGGCGCAGGTGTCCAGGGCGGTTTGCGCGTCCAGCCCCAGGCTTTCGATGGCCACCAGCGCGGTGAAAGCGACGTCGGCCAACTCCGCCGCGACGTCCTCGCGGGTGTGGGTGACACCCTTGCGTGGATTCTGCCCGAGCAGACCGATCCAGGCGGCCGACGCCTCCCCCGCTTCCTCCGTCAGCTTGAGGATGCGACAGGTCAGTTCGGTCTGCCCGGTGCCGTTCGCCGCGTCCAGCCAGCTGCGCGACGCGCGGGCCGCCTCCCAGATCGACTCGTTCACGACGACCAGTCAACCCGATCGGCCTGCCGACCCGAACGACCGGGTACGGCAGGGCCACGACGAATGGTCAGTGTCTGACCGACCGATCAGCACACCCATTGACACTGATCGAAGGCGGTTCTAGGTTCAGGACGCTACCGGCCGGTAGGCAACCGTCCCGCTGGTCGCCCCCGGGCGACAACCGTCCGATGGGGAGCGTCGATGCTGTCCACACCCGTTCGTAGCCTTCGCCGGCTGCTGGCCGCCACGGCGACGCTGACCCTCGCGGTCGGGCTGGCCGGTGCCGCGCCGGCCGGCGCCACCGGTCGCGACGCGCGTGGCGGCAAGCCGCTGCCCGGCTACACCATCGAGAATCCGCCGGTGGCCCCGCTGGTCGTGGGCGGCAAGCCGACGACGGTACGCCAGGGCGTGCACCGCCACGCCGGGTACATCATCGAGGTCCCCGCCCGGTGGAACGGCGACCTGGTGTTGTGGGCGCACGGCTACCGCGGCCAGGGCACGGTGCTCTCGCCGGAACCGCCGGCGTTCGGGCTGCGCGAGCGTCTGCTGGGGCAGGGGTACGCATGGGCATCGTCCTCGTACGACCGTAACGGCTTCGACATCCGCTCCGGGGTGCTGGGGACGAAGGATCTCGCCGACCACTTCGGGCGCACGGTCCGTCGGCCGCAGCACACCTACGTCGCCGGCGTGTCGATGGGTGGGTACGTCATCGGCCGTTCGCTGGAGCAGTACCCCGGCTTCTACGACGGCGGGTTGCCGATGTGCGGGGTGCTCGGCGATCAGACGTTGCTCGACTTCTACCTGGACTACAACCTGGTCGCGCAGGCGCTCGCCGGGGTGCCGGCCTATCCCACGCCGGCTGACTATCTGACCAACGCGGTGCCCCGCATCCAGGTGGCGCTCGGCCTGGCCGGGCTGACCCCCACCGGGCCGGACACCACCACGGACCGGGGCAAGCAGCTGCGGGCGATCACGGTGAACCGTTCCGGCGGGCCCCGTCCGGGGGCGGACGCCGCGTTCGCGGTCTGGAAGGACTTCCTCTTCTCGATCATGGTGACCAGTGGTGGGGACTCCCCCGCGCAGCGGCCCGGCCAGCTCGCCACCAACCTGCTCACCCGCTACACCCCGAACAGCCCGGTCAACGTCAACGCGACGGTGCAGCGGGTCGCCCCGGAGAACGTGTGGCAGCGGCTCCTGCCGACGCTGACCGAGGTGCCGCGGATCGCCGGCCGCCCAACGGCGCCGGTGCTCAGCCTGCACGGTCTCGGCGACCTGTTCGTACCGTTCAGCATGGAGCAGGCGTACGCCACCGACGTCGCGCGGAACGGTCGCGGCAAGCTGGTGGTGCAGCGGGCGATCCGCGCCACGCAGCACTGCGAGTTCACCCCGGCGGAGGCCGGCGCCGCCTGGGACGACCTGGTGTCCTGGGTACGCGCCGGGAAGCGCCCGGCCGGCGACACCGTGACCGATCCGGCGGTGGTGGCCCGACCCGACTACGGCTGCCGGTTCAGTGACCGGGACGCGTACGCGGCCGGGGTCGGCACCCGCCGCCTCTACCCGGCCTGCTGAGGTACCTGAACAGCAAGAAACCGGCCGGCTCCCGTCGAAGGGAGCCGGCCGGCCTCGTGTGCGGGTGTCACCAGAGCTGCTGGACGACGTCCGCCGCCTGCTCTTCCCACTGCGCGTACGCGTACGGGAAGGCGGAGACCTGTACGGTCTGCGCGGCGGTGGTCAGCGGCAGGTCCTGCCAGCCGCCGACGTTCTTGAGTGCGGTGAAGAACGCCGTGGCGGCGTACTCCGGGTCGGTGATCTGGTCGGGCGTGCCCCAACCGGACGACGGACGCTGCTGGAACAGGCCCTGCGAGTCGTGGTCGTTGTAGGCGCCGAGGTGGCCGAGGTTGTACAGCTTCGACTCCTGTAGCGAGGTGGCGACGCCGATCACCGCGCCCCGGTCACCGACGCCTGTCTTCTTGGCGGCGTCGACGATGGCCCGGGCGTTGGCCAGCTGCGCGTCGTCGAGGGGTACGCGCGACTGCGCGCCCTCGATGCCGTGCGGGATCAGCTGGGCACGGCTCGGCTTGCCCGCCGGCGGCTTACCGGTGGCGGAGCCGGTGGTAAGGCCCGACTCGACTGGCTGCTCATCCTGGTGTGCCGAGGTCGCGGCCTTGCCGGTGGCGAGGTCGATGGCGGCGACGGCGCCCTGGTGCGGTCCGGAGGTGACCGGGGCGGCGGCTGCGGTCGGCGCGAGCGCCAAACCGCCGAGGGCGGCCACACCCGCCACGCTCAGCGCGGTCTTGCGGTACGAGTCCTTAGCGATGGCGGGGAGCCATCGAGTGAAGTCGAGCTTCACGATGGTTGCCCTTTCGATCGTGCGGAACGCTCCGGGGTGAACGCTCCTCGGGAGATGACCGCGGAAAGGGTTTGGGCTCCGGCGGTACGGGGGACACAACCG belongs to Micromonospora ureilytica and includes:
- a CDS encoding DUF2267 domain-containing protein, with the protein product MNYDTFIDQVSQRTATSSERAVELTRAVLETFAERLTGGEVLDLAAQMPQPLQLVLKPSPSTEQADRFGAAEFVARVASRAGVQEPAAEDASRAVFTTLREAITGGEFDDVVTQLPRDYRGLVEQAMAPGATLRRA
- a CDS encoding DUF2795 domain-containing protein, with translation MASYADVLQYLSSLDYPAEKDDVVREAEREGAPPDVLKALRALPPVDYANGTEVARSAGIEAAPEVGPAQRAEQARDKKHNRVSQHLRGI
- a CDS encoding DUF1345 domain-containing protein, with translation MTQTGPDRPADVRFPAAAKQLAVVAVVGVISGCAFALLLPLPLAALAGWDVGALSWLALVWHKIWPMDAERTAQLAVHEDPNRAIRDALLLVACLASLLAVGLVVASAQSAPPGTARELHSGLGVLSVVLSWFVVHTLFAARYARIYYTGPDGGVNFNQPEPPRYSDFAYVAFTIGTTFQISDTNLTSNEMRRTVLRHSMVSYLFGAFIIAVTVNLLAGLAR
- a CDS encoding pirin family protein, whose amino-acid sequence is MERTESMLAQTRPPGVADVDPGSVLLPGHDVPLGRYTTVRRLLPQRARRMVGAWCFVDHFGPDDVAQRPGMEVPPHPHTGLQTVTWLLDGEILHRDSLGNVQPIVPGQLNVMTSGNGIAHSERSPATHPPVMHGVQLWVALPDPARAGAADFAHHADLPRWRDGDLDVTLLVGEFAGERSPAVVHTPLVGVQLELRGEAPATMSLRPDFEYAVLAMSGSAEAAGVGFEPGALLYLGSGRRELTVRGGAGARLLLLGGTPFEEPLVMWWNFVGRSHEEVAAAREDWMAGDGRFGVVADDAAPPLPAPALPTTRLKARDRTGGLHG
- a CDS encoding MazG-like family protein — its product is MNESIWEAARASRSWLDAANGTGQTELTCRILKLTEEAGEASAAWIGLLGQNPRKGVTHTREDVAAELADVAFTALVAIESLGLDAQTALDTCAAKVRSRLTSQERP